The following coding sequences are from one Leptolyngbya sp. NIES-3755 window:
- a CDS encoding hypothetical protein (conserved hypothetical protein;~similar to AA sequence:cyanobase_aa:LBDG_37870) encodes MARRRKRKSRRRQEGRRILESVPQFSIECGEDKPVTAARKFIHAEGIAPPALLLVKRNEHTTDRYFWAEKGLFGAQYVEENHFLFPSLRTSEDEADVAVPSRSR; translated from the coding sequence TTGGCAAGGAGACGTAAACGGAAAAGTCGGAGACGGCAAGAGGGAAGACGGATCTTAGAAAGCGTTCCTCAGTTTAGCATTGAGTGTGGCGAAGATAAGCCCGTGACTGCCGCTCGCAAGTTCATCCACGCTGAAGGCATTGCGCCGCCTGCGCTGTTACTGGTTAAGAGAAACGAGCATACCACAGATCGTTACTTCTGGGCTGAAAAAGGACTGTTCGGCGCTCAATACGTCGAAGAAAACCACTTCTTATTCCCCAGTCTGCGAACCTCTGAAGATGAAGCCGATGTTGCTGTTCCTTCCCGGAGCCGCTAA
- a CDS encoding hypothetical protein (hypothetical protein L8106_28296;~similar to AA sequence:cyanobase_aa:LBDG_37860): MTQPVIASTFLLTVLLMIGLFFFIRASVKDRTQEVRLLSDQSEDSLLSQLRAYFGQRSYRVAAIDANLNQVTFEGDVRPSVFLAVFLSFLASIGVLCFVLVLSVVLPDWSNFWFGLLLLSPLAGVFYWKGAGRVEQVSLKVEPGSDAARSVITLRAHRDELAELQRILELKAE; this comes from the coding sequence ATGACTCAGCCTGTAATTGCCTCGACGTTTCTTCTCACTGTTCTATTGATGATTGGGCTGTTTTTCTTCATTCGCGCCTCGGTCAAAGATCGAACTCAGGAAGTGCGTTTGCTGTCTGATCAGTCCGAAGATTCTTTGCTATCCCAGTTACGTGCTTATTTCGGGCAGCGATCGTATCGAGTGGCAGCGATCGACGCGAATCTTAACCAGGTCACGTTTGAGGGCGATGTTCGTCCGAGCGTTTTTCTGGCGGTGTTTCTGTCGTTTCTTGCCTCGATCGGTGTACTGTGCTTTGTGCTCGTCCTCTCGGTGGTGCTGCCCGATTGGTCAAATTTTTGGTTCGGATTATTACTTCTGTCGCCACTGGCAGGAGTCTTTTACTGGAAAGGCGCAGGTCGCGTTGAGCAGGTGTCGCTGAAGGTGGAGCCAGGTTCGGATGCGGCGCGTAGTGTGATTACACTAAGAGCGCATCGGGATGAGTTAGCAGAGTTGCAGCGGATTTTGGAATTGAAGGCTGAGTAG
- a CDS encoding transcriptional regulator, PadR-like family (similar to AA sequence:cyanobase_aa:LBDG_37850), translated as MKFEDIYQFFKDPPPFYLNKELAVCYVLAVLLRGDSYGTELIQLLETEYPLYRLSDTVLYSALKFLEDEEMVTGYWKKVEGRGRPRRMYQIKSEAMQQAQDLARLWHEYAVKRETAKENSGIPQVSGAEK; from the coding sequence ATGAAATTTGAGGACATTTATCAATTTTTCAAAGATCCGCCACCCTTTTATCTCAACAAGGAATTGGCGGTCTGCTATGTTCTCGCCGTTCTCTTACGGGGAGACTCTTACGGAACCGAGTTAATTCAGTTACTTGAAACCGAATATCCGCTCTATCGTCTATCCGATACTGTTCTTTATAGTGCCCTGAAGTTTCTTGAAGATGAAGAAATGGTCACGGGCTACTGGAAGAAAGTTGAAGGTCGGGGTCGCCCCCGTCGCATGTATCAGATCAAATCTGAAGCCATGCAGCAAGCGCAAGATCTCGCCCGTCTTTGGCACGAGTATGCGGTAAAACGCGAAACTGCTAAAGAAAATTCGGGAATTCCTCAGGTCAGCGGTGCTGAGAAATAA